One window from the genome of Xiphophorus hellerii strain 12219 chromosome 16, Xiphophorus_hellerii-4.1, whole genome shotgun sequence encodes:
- the LOC116734825 gene encoding uncharacterized protein LOC116734825 isoform X2: MAREKLSVEERKRRNREYQKRRREKINSQPELKEEFLRKERKRWRQRVEEGKIKHINNLGERDKRRKRRLWKQKQKEARERRNRAKEGSAKLFFDKVSNSLSGVKLQFVTNEDFQSYDSLLLQTLKSIPGTRNIHQVLAQGNVIHCRFLSCFCGEPQICKCFSPTIHSFGNTTQDPDVHESSTTAKVQNPLEMLMEEMEKEPSKTPKGTTTLIDPCDVQSEDWLVVMYDGKWWLAKALQIDKEHEDVQVEFFHPHGPTLSFKQKQGRRDICFVPFSDVLVRLRKPSSPVRTSSTRGVYRISPAVMDFIEGEYVTRLLPGD; encoded by the exons ATGGCCAGAGAAAAGCTGTCAGTGGAGGAGCGCAAGAGAAGGAACAGGGAGTATCAgaaaagaaggagagaaaaaataaatagccaGCCTGAGCTGAAGGAAGAGTTtttaagaaaggaaaggaaaagatgGAGACAGAGAGTGgaagagggaaaaataaaacatatcaatAATCTGGGTGAAAGAGATAAGAGACGTAAGAGAAGACtttggaagcaaaaacaaaaggaggcaAGAGAACGCAGAAACAGAGCAAAGGAAGGC TCTGCA AAATTATTCTTTGACAAGGTGTCCAACAGCTTAAGTGGTGTCAAGCTGCAATTTGTGACAAATGAAGATTTTCAGTCTTATGACTCTCTCCTCCTGCAAACCCTGAAATCAATTCCAGGAACAAGAAACATTCACCAAGTGCTAGCTCAGGGGAATGTCATCCATTGTAGGTTCCTTTCATGTTTTTGCGGAGAGCCACAGATTTGCAAGTGCTTCAGTCCCACCATTCACTCTTTTGGCAACACAACACAGGACCCAGATGTCCATGAAAGTTCAACCACTGCTAAAGTTCAAAATCCTCTGGAAATGCTGATGGAGGAAATGGAGAAGGAGCCGAGCAAGACACCTAAAGGAACAACAACCCTGATAGATCCTTGTGATGTCCAAAGTGAAGACTGGCTTGTTGTGATGTATGATGGAAAATGGTGGCTGGCTAAAGCCTTACAAATTGACAAAGAGCACGAAGATGTACAAGTGGAATTTTTTCATCCTCATGGACCAACTCTTAGCTTCAAGCAAAAACAAGGTCGTCGGGATATCTGCTTTGTGCCATTTTCGGATGTCCTAGTTAGGCTGAGAAAACCATCCTCACCAGTCCGCACAAGCAGCACCAGGGGTGTATACCGCATTTCACCAGCTGTTATGGATTTTATTGAAGGAGAATATGTGACACGTCTATTGCCTGGGGATTaa
- the LOC116734825 gene encoding uncharacterized protein LOC116734825 isoform X1, translating into MFYTGQQKAGFCTISESKRQDAAAIWTYMDQILTDIHIRYPAINTIHFWSDGPSKQYKNKKNFFLLCVVPQRLGFEKATWNFFPTSHGKGAPDGIGATVKRCADSIVLRGQDIIDGKLFFDKVSNSLSGVKLQFVTNEDFQSYDSLLLQTLKSIPGTRNIHQVLAQGNVIHCRFLSCFCGEPQICKCFSPTIHSFGNTTQDPDVHESSTTAKVQNPLEMLMEEMEKEPSKTPKGTTTLIDPCDVQSEDWLVVMYDGKWWLAKALQIDKEHEDVQVEFFHPHGPTLSFKQKQGRRDICFVPFSDVLVRLRKPSSPVRTSSTRGVYRISPAVMDFIEGEYVTRLLPGD; encoded by the coding sequence ATGTTCTACACTGGGCAACAAAAAGCAGGATTCTGCACAATCTCGGAGTCAAAGCGTCAGGATGCTGCAGCCATATGGACCTATATGGATCAAATCCTCACAGATATTCACATCAGATATCCGGCTATAAACACTATCCACTTTTGGTCTGATGGTCCAagcaaacaatataaaaataagaagaacTTCTTTCTCCTCTGTGTTGTCCCGCAACGTCTGGGATTTGAGAAAGCTACATGGAATTTCTTCCCAACATCACATGGCAAAGGCGCTCCAGATGGCATTGGGGCGACGGTGAAGAGATGTGCTGACAGTATTGTGCTGAGAGGTCAGGATATCATAGATGGCAAATTATTCTTTGACAAGGTGTCCAACAGCTTAAGTGGTGTCAAGCTGCAATTTGTGACAAATGAAGATTTTCAGTCTTATGACTCTCTCCTCCTGCAAACCCTGAAATCAATTCCAGGAACAAGAAACATTCACCAAGTGCTAGCTCAGGGGAATGTCATCCATTGTAGGTTCCTTTCATGTTTTTGCGGAGAGCCACAGATTTGCAAGTGCTTCAGTCCCACCATTCACTCTTTTGGCAACACAACACAGGACCCAGATGTCCATGAAAGTTCAACCACTGCTAAAGTTCAAAATCCTCTGGAAATGCTGATGGAGGAAATGGAGAAGGAGCCGAGCAAGACACCTAAAGGAACAACAACCCTGATAGATCCTTGTGATGTCCAAAGTGAAGACTGGCTTGTTGTGATGTATGATGGAAAATGGTGGCTGGCTAAAGCCTTACAAATTGACAAAGAGCACGAAGATGTACAAGTGGAATTTTTTCATCCTCATGGACCAACTCTTAGCTTCAAGCAAAAACAAGGTCGTCGGGATATCTGCTTTGTGCCATTTTCGGATGTCCTAGTTAGGCTGAGAAAACCATCCTCACCAGTCCGCACAAGCAGCACCAGGGGTGTATACCGCATTTCACCAGCTGTTATGGATTTTATTGAAGGAGAATATGTGACACGTCTATTGCCTGGGGATTaa